In Luteitalea sp. TBR-22, one genomic interval encodes:
- the uvrB gene encoding excinuclease ABC subunit UvrB, whose translation MPSTYDRFQLVSSFELRGDQPRAIDELVAGLERGDPCQTLLGVTGSGKTFTMAHAIARVNRPALVMVHNKTLAAQLYQEFKRFFPHNAVEYFVSYYDYYQPEAYMPATDSYIEKEAIINDEIDRMRLSATRSLFERRDVIIVSSVSCIYGLGSPEAYYGLMLPLERGQAIGRDQILRKLVEIQYERNDADFARGTFRVRGDVIEVYPSYEEQAVRIELFGDEIDELSTIDPLTGGTLRRHDKVAIYPKSHFVTSRDRTKTAIETIKAELVERRTQLEQEGRLLEAQRLHQRTMFDLAMMQEIGYCHGIENYARHLTGRPPGAPPPTLLDYLPPDALTIIDESHQTIPQIRGMYAGDRSRKEVLVEYGFRLPSAMDNRPLNFDEWKARVGQQLFVSATPGAYELTMSGGVVVEQIVRPTGLLDPEIDIRPVRGQVDDLLGEIRARVEQGERVLVTTLTKRMAEDLTQYYHELGVRVRYLHSDIDTLERIEILRDLRRGTFDVLVGINLLREGLDLPEVSLVAVLDADKEGFLRSSGSLIQTVGRAARNVKGRAIFYADAMTDSMKRCIEETGRRREVQQAYNEQHGITPTSVRRAIDEGMGAVEEHDYLTVPVAPSPALAFRSEGELASHLARLEAEMRAAAANLEFEKAAALRDQIKTLRQPGLALAGVEAPGA comes from the coding sequence ATGCCCTCCACGTACGATCGATTCCAGCTGGTCTCGTCCTTCGAACTCCGGGGCGACCAGCCGCGGGCAATCGACGAGCTGGTGGCGGGGCTGGAACGCGGCGACCCCTGCCAGACGCTGCTGGGGGTCACCGGGTCGGGCAAGACGTTCACCATGGCCCATGCGATCGCCCGGGTGAACCGCCCGGCGCTGGTCATGGTGCACAACAAGACCCTGGCGGCGCAGCTCTATCAGGAGTTCAAGCGCTTCTTCCCGCACAACGCCGTCGAGTACTTCGTCTCCTACTACGACTACTACCAGCCCGAGGCCTACATGCCGGCCACGGACTCGTACATCGAGAAGGAAGCGATCATCAACGACGAGATCGACCGCATGCGGCTCTCGGCGACGCGGTCGCTGTTCGAGCGACGCGACGTCATCATCGTGTCCAGCGTGTCGTGCATCTACGGCCTCGGCTCGCCGGAGGCGTATTACGGGCTGATGCTGCCCCTCGAGCGCGGGCAGGCGATCGGCCGCGACCAGATCCTGCGCAAGCTGGTCGAGATCCAGTACGAGCGCAACGACGCCGACTTCGCGCGCGGCACCTTCCGCGTCCGCGGCGACGTCATCGAGGTGTACCCCTCGTACGAGGAGCAGGCGGTCCGCATCGAGCTGTTCGGCGACGAGATCGACGAGCTCTCGACCATCGACCCGCTCACCGGCGGCACGCTCCGTCGTCACGACAAGGTGGCCATCTACCCCAAGAGCCACTTCGTGACGTCGCGCGACCGCACCAAGACGGCGATCGAGACGATCAAGGCCGAACTGGTCGAGCGCCGGACGCAGCTCGAGCAGGAAGGCCGCCTGCTCGAGGCGCAGCGGCTGCACCAGCGGACGATGTTCGACCTGGCGATGATGCAGGAGATCGGCTACTGCCACGGCATCGAGAACTACGCCCGGCACCTGACCGGTCGCCCGCCCGGCGCGCCGCCGCCGACGCTGCTCGACTACCTGCCGCCCGACGCGCTGACGATCATCGACGAGAGCCACCAGACGATCCCGCAGATCCGCGGCATGTACGCCGGTGACCGCTCGCGCAAGGAAGTGCTCGTCGAGTACGGGTTCCGGTTGCCGTCGGCGATGGACAACCGTCCCCTCAACTTCGACGAGTGGAAGGCGCGGGTCGGCCAGCAGCTGTTCGTGAGCGCGACGCCGGGCGCCTACGAGCTCACGATGTCGGGCGGCGTGGTGGTGGAGCAGATCGTGCGGCCGACGGGGCTGCTCGATCCCGAGATCGACATCCGTCCGGTGCGCGGGCAGGTGGACGACCTGCTCGGCGAGATCCGCGCGCGGGTCGAGCAGGGCGAGCGCGTGCTGGTGACCACGCTCACCAAGCGGATGGCCGAGGACCTGACGCAGTACTACCACGAGCTCGGGGTCCGCGTGCGCTACCTGCACAGCGACATCGACACGCTCGAGCGCATCGAGATCCTGCGCGACCTGCGCCGTGGCACCTTCGACGTGCTGGTGGGCATCAACCTGCTGCGCGAGGGCCTCGACCTCCCCGAGGTGTCGCTGGTGGCGGTGCTCGACGCCGACAAGGAAGGCTTCCTGCGCTCGAGCGGCTCGCTGATCCAGACCGTCGGCCGCGCCGCCCGCAACGTCAAGGGACGCGCCATCTTCTACGCCGACGCGATGACCGACTCGATGAAGCGCTGCATCGAGGAGACGGGCCGTCGCCGCGAGGTGCAGCAGGCCTACAACGAGCAGCACGGCATCACGCCGACCAGCGTGCGCCGGGCCATCGACGAGGGCATGGGCGCGGTGGAGGAGCACGACTACCTGACCGTGCCGGTGGCGCCGTCGCCGGCGCTGGCGTTCAGGTCCGAGGGCGAGCTGGCGTCGCACCTCGCGCGGCTCGAGGCCGAGATGCGGGCCGCCGCCGCGAACCTGGAGTTCGAGAAGGCCGCTGCGCTCCGCGACCAGATCAAGACCCTGCGCCAGCCCGGGTTGGCGCTGGCCGGCGTGGAGGCGCCCGGGGCCTGA
- a CDS encoding MlaD family protein produces MPRTRTLAWSQLKIGILAVAAFVLATMLIFAVGGDAGIFSGKFHLKTRFPNAGGLASGSVVRLAGVNVGAVDDVYFDGAVVEVVLRIRPEVANKITDRSVAQIGSVSLLGEGAVDISASSEGVPLKDWAYIRSSKTPGQIADVAENATQTLAQATALIEDIRAGKGTVGKLFTQDELYLQLNAVVKATDDVVSAIKNGKGPAGTLISNQAAAKNLERALANLDQVTTGIAEGRGTLGTLLKDDALARSLTSTTENLRAVTAGLKNGEGTAGKLLTDNALYNRLDSVVNRLDALVTSLNKGEGTAGKLLQDKQLYDNMNGAVSELRGLLAEIKKDPKKYLNVKVSIF; encoded by the coding sequence ATGCCACGCACACGTACCCTCGCCTGGTCCCAGCTGAAGATCGGCATCCTCGCCGTCGCGGCGTTCGTCCTCGCGACGATGCTGATCTTCGCCGTCGGCGGTGACGCCGGCATCTTCTCCGGCAAGTTCCACCTCAAGACGCGCTTCCCGAACGCGGGCGGCCTGGCCTCGGGATCGGTGGTCCGGCTCGCCGGCGTCAACGTCGGCGCGGTCGACGACGTGTACTTCGACGGCGCGGTGGTCGAAGTGGTGCTGCGGATCAGGCCGGAGGTCGCCAACAAGATCACCGACCGCTCGGTGGCGCAGATCGGGTCGGTGAGCCTGCTGGGCGAGGGCGCGGTGGACATCTCGGCGTCGAGCGAAGGCGTGCCGCTGAAGGACTGGGCCTACATCCGCTCCTCCAAGACACCCGGGCAGATCGCCGACGTCGCCGAGAACGCCACGCAGACACTGGCGCAGGCGACGGCGCTCATCGAGGACATCCGGGCTGGCAAGGGCACCGTCGGCAAGCTGTTCACGCAGGACGAGCTGTACCTGCAGCTGAACGCCGTCGTGAAGGCCACCGACGACGTGGTGTCGGCCATCAAGAATGGCAAGGGGCCGGCCGGGACGCTCATCTCCAACCAGGCCGCCGCCAAGAACCTGGAGCGGGCGCTGGCCAACCTCGATCAGGTGACCACCGGCATCGCGGAGGGCCGCGGCACGCTCGGCACGCTGCTCAAGGACGACGCGCTGGCCCGGTCGCTGACCTCGACGACCGAGAACCTGCGCGCGGTGACCGCCGGCCTCAAGAACGGCGAGGGGACGGCCGGCAAGCTGCTCACCGACAACGCGCTCTATAATCGCCTCGACTCCGTCGTCAACCGGCTCGACGCGCTGGTCACGAGCCTGAACAAGGGTGAGGGCACGGCGGGCAAGCTGCTGCAGGACAAGCAGCTGTACGACAACATGAACGGCGCGGTCAGCGAGCTGCGTGGCCTGCTGGCCGAGATCAAGAAGGACCCGAAGAAGTACCTCAACGTGAAGGTCAGCATCTTCTGA
- a CDS encoding ABC transporter ATP-binding protein, translated as MGTPTPLETRLSRVKTPGEPVIVFERVFLAFGDNVILKDISFELRAGYSKIFLGASGAGKSTILKLILGLLKPQAGKIWVNGVRVDTLSESDMMKVRDDVGMVFQEGALFDSLSVRENVGYKLYEESDMPLDQVHRRVEEVLGWVELEEHIDKMPSQLSGGQRRRVAIARAMTFQPRILLYDEPTTGLDPITSITIDDEIVKLRDIEGVSSLVVTHQLRDAFWVAEKMAVRGPDGKVQIVPATPEKLAQTEFVMLREGLIHFEGTASELRATGDPYLELFLS; from the coding sequence ATGGGCACGCCGACCCCCCTCGAAACGCGCCTGTCGCGGGTCAAGACGCCCGGTGAACCGGTCATCGTCTTCGAACGCGTCTTCCTCGCGTTCGGCGACAACGTCATCCTGAAGGACATCAGCTTCGAGCTGCGCGCCGGGTACTCGAAGATCTTCCTGGGCGCCAGCGGCGCCGGCAAGAGCACCATCCTCAAGCTGATCCTCGGCCTGCTCAAGCCGCAGGCCGGCAAGATCTGGGTCAACGGCGTCCGCGTCGACACGCTCAGCGAGTCCGACATGATGAAGGTGCGCGACGACGTCGGGATGGTGTTCCAGGAAGGGGCCCTGTTCGACTCCCTGTCGGTGCGCGAGAACGTCGGCTACAAGCTGTACGAGGAGAGCGACATGCCCCTCGATCAGGTGCACCGACGCGTCGAGGAGGTGCTCGGCTGGGTCGAGCTCGAGGAGCACATCGACAAGATGCCCTCGCAGCTCTCCGGCGGGCAGCGCCGGCGCGTGGCCATCGCCCGGGCGATGACGTTCCAGCCGCGCATCCTGCTGTACGACGAGCCCACCACGGGCCTCGACCCGATCACCTCCATCACGATCGACGACGAGATCGTCAAGCTGCGCGACATCGAGGGCGTGAGTTCGCTGGTGGTGACCCACCAGTTGCGCGACGCGTTCTGGGTGGCCGAGAAGATGGCGGTCCGCGGCCCCGACGGCAAGGTCCAGATCGTGCCGGCCACGCCCGAGAAGCTGGCCCAGACCGAGTTCGTGATGCTCCGCGAGGGGCTGATCCACTTCGAGGGCACGGCGAGCGAACTGCGCGCCACGGGCGATCCCTACCTCGAGCTTTTCCTGAGCTGA
- a CDS encoding ABC transporter permease, whose protein sequence is MQLILTGWAKKAVLEVQEYVKLCVALARAATSRPFYWRDVVEQLDAIGVGSLTVVLLTGGFTGAVLALQSGMTLDQFGARSVVGRLISASMIKELGPVLTALMVTGRVGSGIAAELGSMAVTDQLNALRALGTDPVRKLALPRVLAGVVMVPILTVISDFVGIVGAWIITVTQLRVASSVYWNSVVVALYIEDIWMGLIKPVFLGFALVSIACFVGMRTTGGTQGVGRSTTQAVVAGSVAVLVLDFIITKFLISTLY, encoded by the coding sequence ATGCAATTGATCCTCACCGGCTGGGCCAAGAAGGCCGTCCTGGAGGTCCAGGAGTACGTCAAGCTGTGCGTGGCGCTGGCGCGAGCGGCGACCAGCCGACCCTTCTACTGGCGGGACGTGGTGGAGCAACTCGACGCGATCGGCGTCGGGTCGCTCACCGTCGTGCTGCTGACCGGTGGCTTCACCGGGGCGGTCCTGGCCCTCCAGTCGGGCATGACCCTCGACCAGTTCGGCGCCCGCTCGGTGGTCGGGCGGCTGATCAGCGCGTCGATGATCAAGGAACTCGGCCCGGTGCTGACGGCGCTGATGGTCACCGGACGCGTCGGCTCGGGCATCGCCGCCGAACTCGGCTCGATGGCGGTGACCGACCAGTTGAACGCCCTGCGCGCGCTGGGCACCGACCCGGTGCGCAAGCTGGCGCTGCCACGCGTGCTGGCCGGCGTCGTGATGGTGCCGATCCTGACGGTGATCTCGGACTTCGTCGGCATCGTCGGCGCGTGGATCATCACGGTGACGCAGCTGCGGGTCGCCTCCAGCGTGTACTGGAACTCCGTCGTGGTCGCCCTCTACATCGAGGACATCTGGATGGGGCTCATCAAGCCGGTGTTCCTCGGCTTCGCGCTGGTGAGCATCGCCTGCTTCGTCGGCATGCGCACGACGGGCGGCACGCAGGGCGTCGGGCGCAGCACCACGCAGGCGGTGGTCGCCGGGTCGGTCGCCGTGCTGGTGCTCGACTTCATCATCACCAAGTTCCTCATCTCGACCCTCTACTGA